From the genome of Malus sylvestris chromosome 13, drMalSylv7.2, whole genome shotgun sequence:
TCCCGAATCAGCCTTGGGGGACAGCACCTCCACCCTCTCTGCTAACATCGTCCTTGCCTCCATACAAATTACCTCCAGTTCACTAGGTTCCTCCTCGCCACTGCGAAATTCCCTAGTCATCATCTCACCTATTTCAGCAAGACAGAGACCATATGCAGCAGACTCCTTCAGGAAAATGGTgcaaagaaccaaaaccctGAGACAAGCCTCTCGAATCATGGGAAGCTCCCTTCGCAGCATCTCACAATCCTCAAGCGGATCAAGCTTTTCTATGTACTCAAGCTCATCATCTGAGAATGGAATAGAAGCCTGAGGCCAATGAATCCACTCAAAGTAGGGGTCCTCCAAAGTTTCTGGCAAACAAAGGCCATGGTCAATTGGAATGAGCGCCACTTGACCAAACATCCCGACACCGTCCAGTTTCCTAACTAAAAGGTTCCCTGCATGCCTGTCAGTGTTAAGAATCCTAATGTCTAATATCCCTATACGATGCACAGAAGTTACGGGGAAGCTGGATGTCCCATGATCACTGGCATCAAAATCATGTTGTATGAATTGTTGGCAAGATGCAATCTTGCTAACCAGCTTCTTCTGGGGAGTCTTGTTCCCGTTCACCCCATCGTTTATGTTAAAGATAGAGTGAGTGATCTTCACCAAGGCAGTGGGAGGCACATTGGCAAAGTGTTCTTTGTCAAGCAGGAAAGCTGCGACTTCTCGGAATCCAGTCTCCCCAACTCGCACCGAGCGCTTCAAACCTGGTTGCCCAAGAGCTTTACCGACAAAACCTTTTGGGTTATTAGGCGCAAAAGGTTCTTCATCAGTTGGCTTCACTATTGAAACACACTCACCTCTGCTGTTCCTGAAATAGTATGCACCTCCAAGCCCACTATGAACAGGAATTGGATCAACCCCCATCTTGATGGCCTTCACCATATCCTTGACCACTGGTCTTGTCCTAGTAAACCGAACCGAGTTCCCTAATATCTCTATAGGACCACTCCGATCTCTCTGCTGCAGATCCTTTCCAGTAGGCGAGAGACATGGAGTTGATGAACTTCTATGCATAAGGTTCCTTGTGAGAAGAAGAGGGGAGTCATTCCTAACTGCACTCAGATCGTTCTTCAACACCACATCCCCAAATGTCAACGAGCTTCCATCAGTTGGGACATTGAGAGCAATCTGCAATCTTCTCTTCACAGTATGGACATTATCACTGCGATCCAAATCCATCCCCAAGACACATCCACTTTCAGTTTGCACAAAAACGCGCCTCCAACCAGTGTGCTGCTTCCTTTCCATTCTGTTGCTTCCATGGTACTCCCCACTGAGCGGATTGCTAAATAGTGCCACTGCCATCTGGGTCTGTACTGGGCTGTCCAGCTTCCGAGACATAAAGCAAATGGAAGTGACAGTTAGGAGGCCGGCAAGAGAGGCGGCAGTAGAAGAGATCTTCTCCCCTTCCCGAACGTTGCCAAGTTCCAAAGCAGCCAATGATGGAATGAGTAGAAAATTCGATTCCAAAACGATCATAAGAGAAGGACTTCCAAAACCCACCAAGATTCCGTGAGCAAAATCACCTAACGAACAGGAGACCGAAAAGTTAATGCTGGAGCTCAATGCTACATTGAGTGAGAAGCCACTGCCATCCTCTACCAAAAGATAAAGATTCTGCATCGAAACGTAACAGCCGGATgttaaattcattatttttccaTAGAAAAGAGACCTTAGAACAAAGAGTGGGTCAAATACAGAAATCAGTTCACTTAATCAATTGAACTTTACACTAATTCATTGATTTAATGCTCCAAGCATCCAATAGCACCAAAAGCACAAAATTTGAGATTAATGCACTTTACAGTTTCTCAAAACCCAAATATTCTTAAAACAAATCGATTAAATTCGAAACGGAACACTTTTTAAATCCGAATCACTGAAACTGAAACCAAATCCTATAAAATTCCGATTCTCCGCCCCCAAATCAAAATTACAGAACCCTAGCATTGATTCGACTCGATCTACAAGGAGAATATCAACGACAACGCAAAATTAACGATAAAATGATAACATTGAATCGCAAATGACAATGAAGAACAAAATCTGGACATTATTGAGGTGGGAAACATCGCAATCAGAGGCGGCGACTCACCAGAATGCAAGATCTGGAAGAGCTATCCACCAAAACGCTCCGAAACGACGAAACGACGAAACGAGAACGGCCGCTAAAACAACAAGACGGAATCCTTGGCGCGCGCCTCCTTGAAATTTGACTGAGAATAACGGAGGCTTAACGGACCGCGCGAGATGCGAATAGTTTAGGGGAGGAAGGGGGAGAATCGTCCGAGTCGACTCACAAAAACCCTCGCCGGTTTTCCTGCGTCGccgtccttcttcttcttgctctcTGAGTCTGTAACTAATCTttgccttctctctctcacaccaGTCTCCGCCCAGACCACGCTACGATCTTTAACTCAGCGCGTAAAGCCCGGTTAATCAAACTAACCCTGGTTAAAATCTGAcctcaccctctctctcctctctctctttctctctttctctctcttgcttCTGTGTATCTGATTCGAATACTCTAGAACACGTAATTTGGGCCGCTGGATCGGTGGACTCTTGGCCATCTTGGACCGTGTGATGAAATTGGTCCACGGTGTGGTGACGTGGAGATAAGGGACTGGGTGATGACATGGCATTTCTCACCGtcgctttttaatttttttttttttttacagtttctATGCCGGTCTGATGGACGAATCTCTCGAGCCCACGGATGGGTCAAAAGCTGGGTTTGATGTTTGTATGACGAAATTGACCCTGGAAAATGCACGCCACCGCTGCCCCTGGAGAGTGGGAGTGGCAAATTTTGCTGCTGCGGAATCTGGGTAACTTGTGGGGCCGGGTATGATAGTACATGTGTTGCTTTTCGGTGGACTGATCGTACGGTTTCAAGGGATTCAGACCATCTCCAATCGTCCAACCGAGAGCCAGGTTAAGTATAATCCTAtcataaaaaaatcattttcaaCCGAGggttaaaattttatatgatcaaacataatttattattttaattgaaatattatgattacttaaattaaattacCTCAATAATTTTATGTTATGGATTGTCAATaattttcatgttgttaaatgtttttaaaaagaaaattgttattcgcattccaaaaatctcgtTTTGCattccaaattttctataattataaagaaaattatatttatgAGGAGCGtataatgaaatttttagagtgctaataatagttctctttaaaaatgttgttaaaaaaatgttgtttaatgttacttaatgttatttagtgttgtttaatattgtttaatgttacttaatgtaaaataaaaaataaaaaatcaaatatgatGTCATCATAACGTCACATGTGCCCCCGCCCCAAGCCGGTTGGCTCATTTGGGAATCccggttggccctttggcccttttttgTCCAGTGGAGCCCACAAGCCCTTTGACCTAGCCCTTGGTTTGAGACGATTTTCGGCCTATTTTCGAGCCTTTGGActcttcagttggagatggtctcaGAGAATTTATTggatttcttcttttcattggAAAGAGAATTTGTGGATTTCTTTtacattttgttaatttttattcgtTGATCTCTTTTAATTCATTTGAATTGACGGTTGAAAATTGAAAGaggtgtgaaaagtaaaaatgagtctGTGGATCGCACTACTGTCTCATTTTCGGATCAATAGTGTATTTACAGATGGGTAATGcggtaaaataattttttagaaCAAAATTGTAAACATGTTACTTGTTATCAATAGGGAAGAAGTGAGTTTTTAAACACTTAATTTGAATCTCAATAACCACATCATATGGTTTATTGTGGTTTGATAGATGATCTCCATAAAATTACCCAATAAAATTGCTCTATAAATCGAGTATGAAGCAAATTTCAGAAGGAagtaattaggttttttttttttttgctaagaTTGGTATAAATcgaaagaaatgaagaaataaaataccatacaaaccctaaaaataataattgaatccAATCTAGATATTTTTAAGCCCGTAGTGCCGATGTATGCTTCGAGCAACTTTAGTTTTTGGAGCGGGAAACATTGATCAAACAAACCTGATTAAGTTCAaataaattttatcttttgaaTATTACGGATAACATATTTTCGTTTTGAAGTGCTAAATGTGTTCTCATGCTTGTCACACTCAAAGATTCGCCAATATGGTGGCTAGTAGATTGCCCAAGTTGGCCTTGTTTTTTGTTGGATAGTGTTACCCGATCGGAGGCCGAAATTTGACAGTTGTGTgcgagaagtaaaaatgaatgcGTATAGCACTACCCTTTTTGTTTGAAGATCCTTCAAATGTAATCGAATTTGCCCTATTTGAACTTTGTACTTTTTCTTAAGACGCTAATAAAATAGCTATCgtttcaccaaaaaaataaaaaaaagatcaatggGAAGATAAAGTCGAACACTATTCCATTTTAATACATTCTTCCATAATCCTTGTCAATTACTACTTAATAAAAATTGACCGATAATTATGATTCCTTTATGGAGAATCAAACTTTGCATGCAAATGAGCAGATTTCAGTTTCAAGCTGTGGAAAGGTCCCCTCATTTTGGTTAACCTCTCAACTTCTCAAGCAAAAATTTCCATGACATGCAATGCAATTGATCTTTCAATTCCAAGTTGCATATCAACTGCCTTGAACATGCAAGAATCTGTAAGACAGAATGTGTGTTCGAAGTCTATGAAGTATCTATTTGGGACCAGTTTCCGAAAGATGTATGGAActtgtgtgtgttgatttgtacgCTTATGCGTCCAGTTATACACGTTCCAACCTGGTTTCGTATGAAAATTCTTCATTGAGATATATGACCTCAAAGTTAACAAGCATGCAAATATATTTTAGAATTTATTTACAACGAATGAATTAGTATGAAATGAGTATGAGCATTGTTTTCATTGATATATCGAGCAACTAACGGAAAATTGTTTAGTTCGTGATGATTCATTCACATATTTGATGTAGAACAAATAGCCGAGTAGATTGAAGAGGAAATAAACCGTTGGAAGACAAAAAGACACAACGggaatttgcaaatttggtgtCCGAGCTCTGATTTGGGCCCATCATACTTCTTCTGAAAGAGAACGATGTCACGGTTCAAACTCACTAATTTGTTGTGACATAAGATAGATTTTAGCAATCCGAAACCGTTTAGGCTTCCAAACTACGTGTTAATTTCTATAATAAAAATTAGACCTTCCGTTATTCGCTTTGAGTTATTCTCAGGGAGTTGTACTCCGTTTATTTAAAGCCATTAATTGCTTCGTTGTAATCATCTTTCatcaattaatcaaataaaaaaatttgggatTTCTTTAAAAATACTTGTAAATTCCAGACTTTAGGTTATTCAATGATTTATCTTTCAACTTCGTACTACGTCGATCTTATCTATTCATAATTTCTTCAATTCGAATTAAATGAACATGTCATCACTTTATTTAGTTTACATCATCTTCAGAATGGGATAGAATCCACGATTTCATCATCTTGTTAACTGGATAACGACAAagattttaatataaaaaaatttctaaattacGTTTTCGGTTTTGGAGGAGAGCAAGGACGGCGATATTAGAGCAACATTAAactataaatttaaataaagtAAATACGACACTTCACACatagcaattttttttaatttttttaatttttttgaacaaacgatattttttatactaaaaagaaaGATGGTGGATTTAACCTCATAATGtgctaataataatgtgattcaaattcatcattgaaaaaaatcaaacctaaaacctctcatttataaataaaaataaatatcactTAATCGTAATACTAAGTTATCACTCATAGGAATTAGCCGTATGACTCGATtacaatattaattaattaattgaaaagTTTAAGAAAGGTAGGGCCGGCACATGGGGCTCCGCTACAAAATTCCTCTCCTTCTCAATCAATCCAAATCCCCAAAGACTGCAGTCGACACACGTGATGGTGACAACGAAACTAATAATTACTTTAAAATCCGACTTGTCGATATTATCCTTGCCACCTGCATGTTTTTTAGTACAATTTtcatctaattttttattttttgtttctattttttattacaAGTGGTGATATTATACGGCATCGTGCTCTCTACTACCGTTTTAAGGGTGTTTTCTACTACGATTTTGTTGTATTGAACAATTCTACCCAATCACTAAAATGTTTTTGTAAGTATTCTCGATACTTAAAAAGGGATGTATTCTTAATTTAATTGGATGCATATTAATTTTAAGTATTAGCGGTTTAGAATCGACACAAGTTCATGTCTAATAGATTGCTTAACACATCAAGTATTAGTAATGCATGTTTAAGTGACTGTATTCtattgatgaattatgaaatctGATTACTTCAAGAATTGCttattaatttggttttatgcAATTGAATTTGCTGAGTTTATATATTCGATGAAGATGCTAAATTTTATAGATAGAAGAGATTCGATA
Proteins encoded in this window:
- the LOC126594942 gene encoding phosphatidylinositol 4-kinase gamma 5-like codes for the protein MIVLESNFLLIPSLAALELGNVREGEKISSTAASLAGLLTVTSICFMSRKLDSPVQTQMAVALFSNPLSGEYHGSNRMERKQHTGWRRVFVQTESGCVLGMDLDRSDNVHTVKRRLQIALNVPTDGSSLTFGDVVLKNDLSAVRNDSPLLLTRNLMHRSSSTPCLSPTGKDLQQRDRSGPIEILGNSVRFTRTRPVVKDMVKAIKMGVDPIPVHSGLGGAYYFRNSRGECVSIVKPTDEEPFAPNNPKGFVGKALGQPGLKRSVRVGETGFREVAAFLLDKEHFANVPPTALVKITHSIFNINDGVNGNKTPQKKLVSKIASCQQFIQHDFDASDHGTSSFPVTSVHRIGILDIRILNTDRHAGNLLVRKLDGVGMFGQVALIPIDHGLCLPETLEDPYFEWIHWPQASIPFSDDELEYIEKLDPLEDCEMLRRELPMIREACLRVLVLCTIFLKESAAYGLCLAEIGEMMTREFRSGEEEPSELEVICMEARTMLAERVEVLSPKADSGDQEFLFDIDCEEAEEDCTLKSAADDYLTRASSFPFANGSGHGRSLLSKLEESIEEEEDSEVEEQGALATLPTLEKVPSVSKLSMSLKSTVLVGEKNHLKHMGSKPGNGYMVNTSSGHRSANEQLPASMCFVKLADMSEDAWTLFLEKFQDMLYPAFAKRKSATLGQRQRQRLGTSCQF